Proteins encoded by one window of Ignavibacteriota bacterium:
- a CDS encoding FKBP-type peptidyl-prolyl cis-trans isomerase encodes MEKFVKKGDTVKVHYTGSLEDGSIFDSSENKKPLRFKVGSGQVIQGFDEAVIGMQIGHEKIININSDNAYGPKVKELVVNVEREKFPKDLELKLNKQYKIPYEDGEIRIVRITNISDNIIELDGNHPLAGENLTFKITLVEIEN; translated from the coding sequence TTGGAAAAATTTGTTAAAAAAGGCGATACGGTAAAAGTGCATTATACCGGAAGTCTTGAAGATGGAAGTATTTTTGATTCTTCAGAAAATAAAAAACCATTGAGATTCAAAGTCGGTTCCGGTCAAGTTATTCAAGGTTTTGATGAAGCTGTAATTGGTATGCAGATTGGTCATGAGAAAATAATTAATATTAACAGCGATAACGCGTACGGACCAAAAGTAAAAGAATTGGTTGTTAATGTTGAGCGGGAAAAATTTCCAAAAGATTTAGAATTAAAATTAAATAAACAATATAAAATTCCATACGAAGATGGAGAAATCAGAATTGTAAGAATTACAAATATTTCTGATAATATAATAGAATTAGACGGAAACCATCCTTTAGCTGGTGAAAATCTAACTTTTAAAATTACTCTTGTTGAAATTGAAAATTAA
- a CDS encoding aminotransferase class V-fold PLP-dependent enzyme — MSELEKYFSLFRKKIVGIDQTFQSAYGNKKIIYADWIASGRLYQDIENRIVNNFGNFVGNTHSESSITGTLMTHAYHHAQSIIKKHVNASSNDVIISAGFGMTSVVNKLQRLLGLRISEKFRECVKLNEEERPVVFITHMEHHSNQTSWLETIADVKIIEPDKDGMVNFQNLELLLKKYHYKKTKIGAFTAASNVTGIRTDYHKLAKIMHQNDGLCFVDFAASAPYVEINMHPKDPLEKLDAIYFSPHKFLGGPGSSGVMIFDKKLYNTKVPDHPGGGTVDWTNPWGEHKYINDIETREDGGTPGFLQTIKTALCIELKEKMGVKNILKREEELLEIVFSEIKNIPQIHILASEVQYRLGVMSFYIEDIHYNLVVKILNDRFGIQVRGGCSCAGTYGHYLLHVDPTRSHRITEKITQGDLSEKPGWVRLSLHPTMTDEELYIIIDAIKQIIANIDIWKEDYNYNASTNEFVNKNEIEQKIIVNKWFDLD; from the coding sequence ATGAGTGAGCTTGAAAAATATTTCTCGCTGTTTCGTAAAAAAATAGTTGGAATTGACCAAACATTTCAATCAGCATACGGAAATAAAAAAATTATTTATGCTGATTGGATTGCAAGCGGCAGATTGTATCAAGACATTGAAAATAGGATTGTAAATAATTTCGGAAATTTTGTTGGTAATACTCATTCTGAATCAAGTATTACCGGAACACTTATGACGCATGCTTATCATCATGCCCAATCGATAATTAAAAAACACGTTAATGCCAGTAGCAATGATGTGATTATCTCGGCAGGTTTTGGAATGACTTCTGTTGTTAATAAACTGCAAAGGTTACTTGGTTTAAGAATTTCTGAGAAATTTAGAGAATGTGTAAAACTTAATGAAGAAGAACGACCAGTTGTTTTTATTACTCATATGGAACATCATTCCAATCAAACTTCTTGGCTTGAAACAATTGCCGATGTAAAAATAATTGAACCAGATAAAGACGGAATGGTAAATTTTCAAAATTTGGAATTGTTATTAAAAAAGTACCACTACAAAAAAACAAAAATAGGTGCTTTTACCGCGGCTTCAAATGTTACTGGAATAAGAACCGATTACCATAAACTCGCGAAAATAATGCATCAAAATGACGGATTATGTTTTGTTGATTTTGCAGCGTCCGCGCCTTATGTAGAAATAAATATGCATCCTAAAGATCCCTTGGAAAAACTCGACGCAATTTATTTTTCGCCGCATAAATTTTTAGGAGGACCAGGTTCTTCCGGAGTAATGATTTTCGATAAAAAATTATATAATACAAAAGTTCCCGATCACCCTGGCGGCGGAACCGTAGATTGGACAAACCCATGGGGCGAGCATAAATATATAAATGATATTGAAACGCGTGAAGACGGCGGAACTCCTGGATTTCTGCAAACAATCAAAACCGCGCTTTGTATTGAACTTAAAGAAAAAATGGGCGTGAAGAATATTTTAAAACGAGAAGAAGAACTTTTAGAAATCGTTTTTAGTGAAATTAAAAATATTCCGCAGATCCATATCCTAGCATCCGAAGTGCAATATAGACTCGGTGTAATGTCTTTTTACATCGAAGACATCCATTATAATTTAGTTGTTAAAATTTTAAATGATAGATTCGGAATTCAAGTGAGAGGCGGATGTTCTTGCGCCGGAACGTACGGTCATTATCTGCTCCATGTTGATCCGACGCGCTCGCACAGAATTACGGAAAAAATCACGCAAGGAGATTTATCGGAAAAACCCGGCTGGGTAAGACTTTCACTTCATCCAACAATGACCGATGAAGAATTATACATTATAATTGACGCAATTAAACAAATAATAGCAAATATTGATATTTGGAAAGAAGACTATAATTATAATGCTTCGACAAATGAATTTGTGAATAAAAATGAAATTGAACAAAAAATTATTGTGAATAAATGGTTTGATTTAGATTAA
- a CDS encoding Na(+)-translocating NADH-quinone reductase subunit A, translating into MGVIKIKKGLNLPINGEPNNFIDSTKKVSKVGIIGNDFVGLKPTFAVAVGEKVKQGQVLFSDKKNTVVKFTSPASGTVLEINRGEKRVFQSLVIEIEGTDEIVFKNYSETQIPSLTREEVKENLLNSGLWISLRERPMSKIANPEITPHSIFVTAIDSNPLGPDISYILKGKENSFKNGLRILSKLTDGKLFLCKEEKSEIPAIQLPNLVEQEFSGLHPKGLVGTHIHFLDPVSRNKKVWHINAQDVVAIGNLFTTGKIDTERIVTLAGPSVKNPRYIKTRVGASISELCENELNQNENRKISGSVFSGREATKEENYLGRYHQQISVIEELNNRTFLGWMNPAVKQFSVKNVLFTSLSKHLKYNFSTSLNGGERAIVPSGSYEKVMPLDILATFLLRSLAVDDIEDSEKLGCLELDEEDLSLCTFVCPSKIDHSQNLRRNLNLIDKEG; encoded by the coding sequence ATGGGTGTTATAAAGATAAAAAAGGGATTAAATCTGCCTATAAATGGCGAACCCAATAATTTTATCGATTCAACCAAGAAAGTTAGCAAAGTTGGAATTATAGGGAATGATTTTGTTGGATTGAAACCGACATTTGCAGTTGCCGTCGGCGAAAAAGTGAAACAAGGTCAAGTACTGTTTTCGGATAAAAAAAATACTGTTGTAAAATTTACTTCTCCGGCTTCCGGAACGGTTTTGGAAATTAACAGAGGTGAAAAAAGAGTATTTCAATCATTGGTTATAGAAATTGAAGGAACTGATGAAATAGTTTTCAAAAACTATTCTGAAACTCAAATTCCATCTTTAACAAGAGAAGAAGTAAAGGAAAATTTACTAAATTCGGGATTGTGGATTTCTTTACGCGAGCGCCCGATGAGCAAAATCGCCAATCCGGAAATTACTCCTCACTCAATATTTGTTACAGCTATTGATTCCAATCCGCTAGGACCTGACATATCTTATATACTAAAGGGAAAAGAAAATTCATTTAAAAACGGATTAAGAATTTTAAGCAAATTAACAGATGGAAAATTATTTCTCTGTAAAGAAGAAAAAAGTGAAATTCCTGCAATTCAGCTTCCGAATTTAGTTGAACAGGAATTTTCCGGACTTCATCCAAAGGGATTGGTTGGAACGCATATACATTTTTTAGATCCGGTTAGCAGAAATAAAAAAGTTTGGCATATAAACGCTCAGGATGTTGTTGCTATTGGCAATCTTTTCACTACGGGAAAAATTGATACTGAAAGAATTGTTACTTTGGCTGGTCCTTCGGTTAAAAATCCAAGATATATTAAAACTCGCGTTGGAGCGTCAATTTCTGAACTGTGTGAAAATGAATTGAATCAAAATGAAAATAGAAAAATTTCAGGTTCCGTATTTTCAGGCAGAGAAGCGACAAAAGAAGAAAATTATTTGGGTCGATATCATCAACAGATTAGCGTAATTGAAGAATTGAATAATAGAACATTTTTAGGCTGGATGAATCCTGCCGTTAAACAGTTTTCTGTTAAAAACGTTTTATTTACAAGTTTAAGTAAGCATTTAAAATATAATTTTTCAACTTCGCTTAACGGCGGTGAAAGAGCAATTGTTCCAAGCGGAAGCTATGAAAAAGTTATGCCGCTTGATATTTTGGCTACATTTTTGCTAAGATCATTGGCTGTGGACGATATTGAAGATTCTGAAAAATTGGGTTGTTTGGAATTGGACGAAGAAGATTTGTCGCTTTGTACATTTGTTTGTCCATCGAAAATTGACCATTCACAAAACTTAAGAAGGAATTTAAATTTAATAGATAAGGAAGGATAG
- a CDS encoding NADH:ubiquinone reductase (Na(+)-transporting) subunit B, translating into MKFLRKILDSSEKYFHKGGKLEKLFPLYEAGDTFLFTPLARTKQGSHVRDALDLKRMMVTVVFALIPAVMMALYNTGYQANLAISKLSNFEMTNWQQFVLSALGIGFNPHSIFANIIHGALYFFPVYIITLAVGGTWEAIFASVRKHEIAEGFLVTSLLFPLILPPDIPYWQVAVGISFGVVIGKEVFGGVGMNVLNPALVARAFLFFAYPAQISGDKVWIAVDGISQATPLAQLKDPALHVTASWWNSFIGLIPGSMGETSTLACLIGAVVLISTGIGSWRIMLNVVLGMVIMSSIFNLIGSSTNPMFSVSPYWHFVVGGFAFGTVFMATDPVSSAMTENGKIVYGLLIGILVVMVRVVNPAFPEGMMLSILFSNMLAPTIDKIFINANIKRRIARNVIR; encoded by the coding sequence GTGAAATTTCTTAGAAAAATTTTAGACAGTTCTGAAAAGTATTTTCATAAAGGCGGAAAGCTTGAAAAACTTTTCCCTCTATATGAAGCAGGCGATACTTTTCTGTTCACTCCATTGGCAAGAACCAAACAAGGTTCTCATGTAAGAGACGCGCTTGACTTAAAAAGAATGATGGTAACTGTTGTATTTGCTTTGATTCCGGCAGTAATGATGGCTTTATATAATACTGGTTATCAGGCAAATCTTGCAATTTCAAAACTCAGCAATTTTGAGATGACGAACTGGCAGCAGTTTGTACTAAGCGCACTTGGAATTGGATTTAACCCGCACAGTATTTTTGCAAATATTATTCACGGCGCGTTATATTTTTTCCCGGTTTATATAATTACTTTGGCGGTTGGCGGAACTTGGGAAGCGATTTTTGCTTCAGTTAGAAAACACGAAATTGCGGAAGGATTTTTAGTAACGAGTTTATTGTTTCCATTAATTCTTCCTCCTGATATTCCATATTGGCAGGTTGCTGTTGGAATTTCATTTGGAGTTGTAATTGGCAAAGAGGTTTTCGGCGGCGTTGGTATGAATGTACTAAATCCCGCTTTGGTCGCAAGAGCGTTTTTATTCTTTGCTTATCCGGCTCAAATTTCAGGAGATAAAGTTTGGATTGCCGTTGATGGAATAAGCCAAGCAACACCATTAGCACAATTGAAAGATCCTGCATTGCACGTTACCGCAAGCTGGTGGAATTCTTTTATTGGTTTGATTCCAGGTTCGATGGGAGAAACTTCAACATTAGCTTGTTTAATTGGCGCGGTTGTTTTAATATCAACCGGAATTGGTTCTTGGAGAATTATGCTTAACGTTGTTTTGGGCATGGTTATAATGTCATCTATATTTAATTTGATTGGAAGTTCGACAAATCCAATGTTCAGTGTTTCTCCTTATTGGCATTTTGTTGTGGGAGGTTTTGCATTTGGTACTGTATTCATGGCTACGGATCCTGTTAGCTCGGCAATGACTGAAAACGGTAAAATTGTCTATGGACTTTTGATTGGCATATTAGTGGTTATGGTTAGAGTAGTGAATCCCGCATTCCCGGAAGGAATGATGCTTTCAATATTATTTTCAAATATGTTGGCTCCAACCATTGATAAAATATTTATCAATGCAAATATAAAGAGGAGGATTGCAAGAAATGTCATCCGATAG
- a CDS encoding Na(+)-translocating NADH-quinone reductase subunit C — MSSDSTKKTISVALGVCLVCSVFVSSATVALDSVQRQNKKLDKIKNILQAGNLTFNINNAEEIFKEKIVPVIVDLENGSVLDKSKYTADLNPESFNIKSLSESKNYGKDILPEEDLGNIKKRPKYMLSYEVLNSDKQIEKYIFPIFGKGLWSTMYGFIALNKDLRTVEGITFYEHGETPGLGGEVDNQNWKASWKGKEMFDEKGNEVLTVLKGKVDPNDPNKNKQIDGLSGATLTTRGVGNLIKYWMGEDGYAKFLGNIRKDI, encoded by the coding sequence ATGTCATCCGATAGTACAAAAAAAACAATTTCAGTTGCGTTAGGAGTTTGTTTAGTTTGCTCAGTTTTTGTTTCTTCTGCAACAGTTGCATTGGATTCTGTTCAAAGGCAGAATAAAAAGTTAGATAAAATAAAGAATATTCTTCAAGCCGGAAATTTAACTTTTAACATAAATAATGCTGAAGAAATTTTTAAGGAAAAAATTGTGCCTGTTATAGTTGATTTAGAAAACGGCTCAGTATTGGACAAATCAAAATATACAGCTGATTTAAATCCAGAATCATTCAATATAAAATCTTTAAGCGAAAGCAAAAATTACGGTAAAGATATTTTGCCCGAGGAAGATTTGGGTAATATAAAGAAAAGACCAAAATATATGCTAAGCTATGAAGTTTTAAATTCCGATAAACAAATTGAAAAATACATATTCCCAATATTCGGTAAAGGTTTATGGTCAACAATGTATGGTTTTATAGCTCTTAATAAAGATTTAAGAACGGTCGAAGGAATTACCTTTTACGAGCATGGCGAAACACCGGGTTTGGGTGGTGAAGTTGATAATCAAAACTGGAAAGCCAGCTGGAAAGGTAAAGAAATGTTTGATGAAAAAGGCAACGAAGTTTTAACTGTGCTGAAGGGGAAAGTTGATCCAAACGATCCAAATAAGAACAAACAAATCGACGGACTTTCCGGAGCAACGTTAACAACGCGCGGAGTTGGCAATTTGATAAAATATTGGATGGGTGAGGACGGCTATGCTAAATTCTTGGGAAATATAAGGAAGGATATTTAA
- a CDS encoding NADH:ubiquinone reductase (Na(+)-transporting) subunit D, translating to MNKYKEILLDPIFKNNPITLQVLGICSALAVTSKLETAIVMALSVTLVTAFSNYAISLIRNFIPSSIRIIVEMTIIASLVIVADQLIKAYAFDVSKQLSVYVGLIITNCILMGRAEAYALQNPPVASFLDGIGNGMGYSFILLTVGTIRELVGSGKLLGFTIFSLNTDGGWYIPNGLFLLSPSAFFLIGLIIWAVRTWKPDQVEEG from the coding sequence ATGAATAAATATAAAGAAATTTTATTAGATCCTATTTTTAAGAATAATCCAATTACGTTGCAGGTTCTTGGAATTTGTTCGGCTTTGGCTGTTACGTCAAAACTTGAAACCGCAATTGTAATGGCTTTATCCGTTACTTTGGTTACAGCATTCTCAAATTATGCCATAAGCTTAATCAGAAATTTTATCCCAAGCAGTATTAGAATTATTGTTGAAATGACAATTATTGCCTCTCTTGTAATTGTTGCAGATCAGCTGATTAAAGCTTACGCTTTTGATGTAAGTAAACAGCTTTCAGTATATGTTGGGCTTATAATAACCAATTGCATTTTGATGGGAAGAGCAGAAGCTTATGCTCTTCAAAATCCTCCTGTAGCCAGTTTCTTAGATGGAATAGGAAACGGTATGGGTTATTCTTTTATTTTATTAACTGTAGGAACAATTAGAGAATTGGTTGGATCTGGAAAACTTTTAGGATTTACAATTTTTTCACTTAACACAGATGGCGGATGGTATATACCAAACGGTTTATTTTTACTGTCTCCAAGCGCATTTTTCTTAATCGGATTAATAATTTGGGCTGTTAGAACTTGGAAGCCGGATCAAGTTGAGGAGGGTTAA
- the nqrE gene encoding NADH:ubiquinone reductase (Na(+)-transporting) subunit E has translation MFEHYLSLFIKSVFIENMALAFFLGMCTFLAVSKKVETAVGLGIAVIGVQAITVPANNFLYQHVLKEGALSWAGLENVDLTFLGLITYIGVIAAIVQILEMTLDKYVPKLYNSLGIFLPLITVNCVILAGSLFMVERNYNFTESVVYGVGSGTGWALAIIALAGIREKMKYSNVPKGLRGLGITFLTAGLMAIAFMLFSGIQL, from the coding sequence ATGTTTGAACATTATTTGAGTTTATTTATAAAATCAGTTTTTATTGAAAATATGGCTTTAGCTTTTTTCTTGGGTATGTGTACATTTCTTGCCGTATCTAAAAAAGTTGAAACCGCGGTCGGCTTAGGAATTGCGGTAATTGGAGTTCAGGCAATAACCGTTCCTGCTAACAATTTTCTTTATCAGCATGTATTAAAAGAAGGCGCTTTAAGCTGGGCTGGTTTGGAAAATGTTGATTTGACCTTTCTTGGACTAATTACGTACATTGGAGTTATTGCAGCAATAGTTCAAATTCTTGAAATGACTTTAGATAAATATGTTCCAAAATTATATAATTCATTGGGAATTTTCTTACCCTTAATTACAGTAAACTGTGTTATTTTGGCGGGTTCTCTTTTTATGGTTGAAAGAAATTACAATTTTACAGAAAGCGTTGTGTATGGAGTTGGATCAGGAACCGGTTGGGCTTTAGCAATTATTGCTTTAGCCGGAATTAGAGAAAAAATGAAATACAGCAATGTACCAAAGGGATTAAGAGGTTTGGGAATTACGTTTTTAACTGCCGGATTGATGGCTATTGCATTCATGTTGTTTTCTGGAATTCAATTATAG
- the nqrF gene encoding NADH:ubiquinone reductase (Na(+)-transporting) subunit F: protein MSGINLIILGVVMFTLIVLLLVVIILFAKSKLVASGSVNININDSKEHSITVPIGGKLLNVLASNHIFLPSACGGGGTCGECKCRVLDGGGDVLPTETSKLNRKQIRDHYRLSCQVPVKNNLKILVPDEVFEIKKWDCTVISNYNVATFIKELKLKLPDGESVDFRAGGYIQIEAPSHVVKYSDFKIEDEYRGDWDKFNMWKFVSKVDESVMRAYSMANYPDEKGIIMLNVRIASPPPRMPDVPPGKMSSFIFNLKPGDHVTISGPYGEFFAKETDAEMVFIGGGAGMAPMRSHIFDQLKRINTNRKVSFWYGARSMREAFYNEEFDKLAQEHPNFKWHLALSEPLPEDNWKGYTGFIHQVLYDNYLKNHKAPEDCEFYMCGPPMMNNAVIQMLENLGVERENIMLDDFGG, encoded by the coding sequence ATGAGCGGAATAAACTTGATAATATTAGGCGTAGTAATGTTTACGCTTATTGTATTACTTTTAGTTGTTATTATTTTATTTGCCAAATCGAAATTAGTTGCCAGCGGTTCGGTAAATATAAATATTAACGACAGCAAGGAACATTCTATTACGGTTCCCATTGGTGGAAAATTATTGAATGTTCTTGCTTCAAACCACATTTTTCTTCCTTCTGCATGCGGAGGCGGCGGAACTTGCGGCGAATGTAAGTGCAGAGTATTGGATGGAGGCGGCGACGTACTTCCAACCGAAACTTCAAAATTAAATAGAAAGCAGATTAGAGATCATTACAGATTATCATGCCAAGTTCCAGTTAAAAATAATTTGAAAATTCTTGTTCCGGACGAAGTTTTTGAAATTAAGAAATGGGATTGTACCGTTATTTCTAACTATAATGTGGCAACTTTCATTAAGGAATTGAAGCTGAAATTACCAGATGGGGAAAGCGTAGATTTTAGAGCCGGCGGTTATATTCAAATTGAAGCTCCATCTCACGTTGTAAAATACTCTGATTTTAAAATTGAAGATGAATACAGAGGAGATTGGGATAAATTCAATATGTGGAAATTTGTTTCCAAAGTTGATGAATCTGTTATGAGAGCTTATTCGATGGCTAATTATCCCGATGAAAAAGGCATAATTATGCTTAACGTTAGAATTGCTTCACCTCCACCGAGAATGCCCGACGTTCCGCCCGGAAAAATGTCGTCTTTTATTTTTAACTTAAAACCCGGTGATCACGTAACAATTTCTGGTCCTTACGGTGAATTTTTCGCAAAAGAAACAGATGCAGAAATGGTATTTATTGGCGGCGGTGCCGGAATGGCTCCGATGCGTTCGCATATTTTCGATCAGTTAAAGAGAATAAATACAAATAGAAAAGTATCTTTCTGGTATGGCGCAAGAAGTATGCGAGAAGCTTTTTATAATGAAGAATTTGACAAACTTGCCCAAGAGCATCCTAACTTTAAATGGCATTTGGCTTTATCTGAGCCTTTACCTGAAGATAATTGGAAAGGTTATACGGGATTTATTCATCAAGTTCTATATGATAATTACCTTAAAAATCATAAAGCTCCGGAAGACTGTGAATTTTACATGTGCGGTCCGCCAATGATGAACAATGCCGTAATTCAAATGCTTGAAAACCTTGGCGTTGAAAGAGAAAATATTATGTTAGATGATTTTGGCGGATAA
- a CDS encoding DUF4870 domain-containing protein: MDNLGTENNNVQQNSGYTKDERMWAMLAHLSAVVGFIIPFGNIIAPLLIWILKKDESAFINDQGKEALNFQISVTIYAFISIILIFILIGIPILIALGIFILVFVIIASINSYDGKAYRYPLTFRLIK; this comes from the coding sequence ATGGATAATTTAGGTACTGAAAATAATAATGTTCAGCAAAATTCTGGTTACACTAAAGATGAAAGAATGTGGGCAATGCTCGCGCATTTAAGCGCAGTTGTAGGTTTTATTATTCCATTCGGAAATATTATTGCTCCTCTTTTAATTTGGATTCTGAAAAAAGACGAATCGGCGTTTATTAACGATCAAGGAAAAGAAGCTTTAAATTTTCAAATTAGTGTAACTATATACGCGTTTATTTCAATTATTTTAATATTTATTTTAATCGGTATTCCAATCTTAATCGCGTTGGGAATTTTCATTTTGGTATTTGTTATTATTGCCTCAATAAATTCTTATGACGGTAAAGCATACAGATATCCTTTAACATTTAGATTAATTAAATAA
- a CDS encoding CBS domain-containing protein, with the protein MITAADILENKGGKLISVNIDSTVADALHVMIENKIGAILVQDGGEIKGIWTERDLMKNVITEGFYSKTTKIKDVMSTNLVFSSYNDSLYQLMDKCLGMRLRHLLIEKEGQFIGLLSAGDLTRANLIEKSRDLEELNKMADWDYYENWKWNKNL; encoded by the coding sequence ATGATTACTGCCGCTGATATACTAGAAAATAAAGGTGGAAAATTAATCTCAGTTAATATCGATTCAACAGTTGCGGACGCACTGCACGTAATGATAGAAAATAAAATCGGTGCAATTTTAGTGCAAGATGGCGGAGAAATAAAAGGTATTTGGACTGAACGAGATTTAATGAAAAATGTTATCACCGAAGGATTTTACTCAAAAACGACAAAAATTAAAGATGTAATGTCGACAAATTTGGTTTTTTCATCTTACAATGATTCACTTTATCAGCTTATGGATAAATGTTTGGGTATGAGGTTAAGACATTTGCTGATTGAAAAAGAAGGTCAATTTATTGGTTTGCTTTCAGCAGGAGATTTAACCAGAGCAAATTTGATAGAAAAATCCAGAGATTTGGAAGAACTGAATAAAATGGCCGATTGGGATTATTATGAAAATTGGAAATGGAATAAGAATCTTTAA
- a CDS encoding FAD:protein FMN transferase, with product MKIGNGIRIFNIDSIVLKLLLLTVFLSSCSSQQKRFEFSFEGTTMGTSYSIKVLDNEDSKKIFNLGKRIDSVLVDVNNKMSTYIPTSELSVLNSTKSNDWINLTEDLAHVLNTSKRISEESGGSFDITVGPLVNLWGFGPIKKDDEIPDQKLIDETLKYVGIDKIELDYSGKRIRKINPNVYCDLSAIAKGFGVDKVSLFIESLGIKDYMVEIGGEVRTKGKNVNNELWHIGISSPSSEGLQKILEISDHSIATSGDYYNYFEKDGVRYSHTIEPKTGKPITHKLASVTVIDKDCEEADAYATTIDVMGPDAGYEFALKYKLPVFMIVREKDKFIEKQTPQFEEFIKKGN from the coding sequence ATGAAAATTGGAAATGGAATAAGAATCTTTAATATTGATTCCATTGTATTAAAATTATTACTTCTAACAGTTTTTCTTTCGAGTTGTAGTTCCCAACAAAAAAGATTTGAATTTTCTTTTGAGGGAACTACGATGGGAACTTCTTATTCAATCAAGGTTCTTGATAACGAAGATTCCAAAAAGATTTTTAATCTTGGTAAAAGAATAGACAGCGTTTTAGTCGATGTAAATAATAAAATGTCGACATACATTCCAACTTCGGAACTTTCAGTATTAAACTCAACGAAATCCAATGATTGGATAAATCTCACTGAAGATTTGGCACATGTTCTTAATACATCAAAACGAATTTCCGAAGAAAGCGGCGGAAGTTTTGATATTACAGTAGGTCCATTAGTTAATCTTTGGGGTTTTGGTCCAATTAAAAAAGACGATGAAATTCCGGATCAAAAACTGATAGATGAAACATTAAAGTATGTTGGTATTGATAAAATAGAATTGGATTATTCCGGTAAACGAATAAGAAAAATCAATCCGAATGTTTACTGTGATCTTTCAGCAATAGCAAAAGGTTTCGGCGTAGATAAAGTTTCTCTTTTTATAGAAAGTTTGGGAATTAAAGATTACATGGTTGAAATAGGCGGCGAAGTTAGAACAAAAGGCAAAAACGTAAATAATGAATTATGGCATATCGGAATTTCATCTCCATCTTCGGAAGGACTGCAAAAAATTCTAGAAATCTCCGATCATTCAATTGCGACTTCGGGCGATTATTATAATTATTTTGAAAAAGACGGTGTCAGATATTCCCATACAATTGAACCGAAAACCGGAAAGCCGATAACGCATAAGTTAGCAAGCGTAACTGTAATTGACAAGGATTGCGAGGAAGCAGACGCTTATGCCACAACAATTGATGTTATGGGTCCAGACGCAGGATATGAATTTGCATTGAAATATAAACTTCCAGTCTTTATGATTGTAAGAGAGAAAGATAAATTTATTGAAAAACAAACTCCTCAATTTGAGGAATTTATTAAAAAGGGTAATTAA
- a CDS encoding septal ring lytic transglycosylase RlpA family protein: MQNLKKIIILIVFSLYLISCSSSKEFSEYENVEGVLIEDGIASWYGSDFHGKSTASGETYNKNEMTAAHRTLPFNSIVRVINKENNKSVIVRINDRGPYMKDRIIDLSQKAAQNIDMISAGSAQVELRLLSKTTSSNMPRDIKVPHYSVQVGSFKNKNDAINVSSGIIDSRVVGVMVNGEKYYRIYVGLFTDKNEAAELMNELKSKGIDGFVKQIEN; the protein is encoded by the coding sequence ATGCAAAATCTTAAAAAAATAATAATATTAATTGTTTTTTCTCTTTATTTAATTTCATGTTCATCCTCAAAAGAATTTTCAGAATATGAAAATGTTGAAGGTGTTTTAATTGAAGACGGAATAGCGAGCTGGTACGGAAGCGATTTTCACGGAAAATCAACCGCAAGCGGTGAAACTTACAATAAAAATGAAATGACTGCCGCGCACAGAACGTTGCCTTTTAACAGCATTGTTCGCGTAATAAATAAAGAAAACAATAAATCTGTAATTGTAAGGATAAACGACCGCGGTCCTTACATGAAAGACCGAATTATTGATCTTTCCCAAAAGGCCGCTCAAAATATTGATATGATAAGCGCCGGCTCTGCGCAAGTTGAGTTAAGACTTTTAAGCAAAACAACCTCATCAAATATGCCAAGAGATATTAAAGTTCCGCATTATTCTGTTCAGGTCGGTTCATTTAAAAATAAGAATGACGCAATTAATGTCAGTTCAGGAATAATTGATTCAAGAGTTGTAGGTGTAATGGTTAACGGGGAAAAATATTACCGTATTTATGTTGGGTTATTTACGGATAAGAACGAAGCCGCCGAACTTATGAATGAATTAAAATCAAAAGGGATTGATGGCTTTGTTAAACAAATTGAAAATTAA